The DNA window aacttGGAATAACATGACATAAGTACTCGGAACAAGTTTACACCTATAACAAGTtaacatataatataataaacctccaaaatataaaaaagaacAAACAATAGAGTATACTAAACCTATAATACATATAATTTCCTATACTAACTTAGAGAAAAGTAGGGTACCATTACTGCAATATGGTTGattgtgcaaccagtagctaaagtgacagtgtgtaaagtgactagtgtgagTGTGTCGACAGTGTATCAATATCCATATCAGtgttcattcagaagcctgatggcccttgggaaGAAACAGTTGTCTAGTCTGCGtgtgcgagaccgaatgcttcggtatcgcctgccagaaggcaacagggttAAAGGAcggaaggatgggtggtaacagtctcagTCTTGTCCTTGTCCTGCTTCACTGTTCGGCTGTAATTTCATTGTGATTTTCATGTTCAGGTGTTCATAAGATAACCAAGGTCTCTACCAGTGAGTGTGCATATTTGTTATTTATGCATTGTTTATTTATATTCATGTGGAAAGGACAgtcatttcatttattttccaCTGTGTTATATATCAGCTACACCTGCAGCCTACCCGAAATGCAAGCTTTCCAAGGTCTGTCCCATCGACCATTTTGCATTTCACATCAAAAGTGGAGCAGCTGATGTTGTCGGGCCACAGATCTGTTTTGAGggtaaaatgtgtgtgtcttcataatAATAAGGATACATTTATCTGTATAATTAGGTATATAAGGTAAATAGTTGTGTTTGTATAATAGAATGTGACCcctttctatatatatatgtacaattACACCAAATATATCACTTGCCGATAAAGGTGGAACATTTGATGCTAATTTGTTGCTAATTATGTTTACTTTATCTTCCTGGTCTTTTCTTCATAGTGTGATGAGTGGCGTGATTAACAATGTGGGACCTGGGCTTAACATAGTGGTGGTGAATGGTAAATATACATCATCTTATATGCATGCATATGtactcacatacatacacaaaccttCCCACTCAGCCTGTACGCACAGAACAAAGCACAATTGCTTGGTGAAAAACTGTCAAACATTTCACAcaacaggggggtattccagaaagcaggttatgcattGTAAccaggtaagttaacccaccagctgattcagAATGttacagcaacctactggcaattttgctacaatgctgggtgtcagctggggagtaaACTTACCTGGGTATGTCACATAATCTggtttctggaataccccccagactGAAAATTCAATGTCCAATTCAATTCATGTTATTTTACGTTAATCGATTTATCTAGGTGAGAATGGGACTGTTGAGAAGGTTTCCTACCTTAATATGATCGTTGGAAGTaagtaaaagtaaaaaatagCTATAACAATTCTTAGCAATTTAAATAGCTCTTATTTGTACATAATGCCTTTTTTTAAGAACCTGAAGATATCCTGGCATACTTGAAAGATATTAAGCCTGGAATGATTGTTTTGGTGGCGTCATTTGATGATATGACAACAAAGTATGTAAAATTaaatagaaactttcaattTGTCACTATAACTTTTTATAACTTTACAGTACACAACTGGTCaattctcctctctccaggttgACAGACGAAATGAGGGAAATATTTGATGTACTTGGGAGCACCATGATCAAGTCTATTAAACACAGAGATAGCTGGGTCTTTGCTGGGGGTGCTGGAACAAATGAGAAAAGTCCATTTGAAAAGGTAGGCCCCCATGTTTTTATTTACCCACTATCTTCATggagtctgtgagtgtgtctaaTTACTGTCTATAACTGTACAGCATGATTTGTCTCTCACTGGTCAGGTTGCTGTAAGTGATCTGAAGAGCAACGTATATGAGAGCTGGCCAGAGGTTGTTGAGATTGGAGGCTGCTTTCCCAGGAAGATCTGACACACTGAAATcccagaggaacacagagggcATTTGAGGCATCTATTACTGAGGTGGAATAGATATTTTGAAGGATCCCTCCAAAGAGTTTGAACTTGAATTGAAAAATAGCTTTTCGCTGTACTATTTAGCAAAATGTTCCCCACAACGTGTTATCATGAGAATATgtataataaaataatttataaAGTAAATCATCAATCCTTGATTTATATCAATACAttatttgttattgtttattaaGTTTAAGCATGTGTATGTGAAGATGGGGGGGACTTAGAGAGATTTCGTCTGGAACAACGCTGCCTTGTGATTCTTTTGTAGCCAGATGATGATGAAGAATATCTTGATCGACCAAATGTATCTTTGGCCGATCAACCTGCCTTGGGCTGGTAACTGCGTTTGGTTAATGCTTCATAGCTTCTCCTCAGTGAACTTGATTGTACCAAAGATGGTTGTAAATCCCTGACTGCTTTTTTGGAGGAGCCTGGAGACCCTCTCTGCTCAGAGCTGTGATCTTCCCAACCTGCTGCTCCATCACCATCGATTAGTCTAATCTGCCTTGGGCCCCTCTTAAGCCCCTGCAAATGTGGGAACACTTGTTACACATGAACAGGTGGTCAAGAGGGCTCTTTTATGTTATTCCACTTATCTCcaacctcttt is part of the Hypomesus transpacificus isolate Combined female chromosome 9, fHypTra1, whole genome shotgun sequence genome and encodes:
- the si:dkeyp-67f1.2 gene encoding protein FAM3C isoform X1 encodes the protein MRLRDLVYGVAVIFVTLLVWRISVNSSHIHERARDIQHIFSVHKITKVSTTTPAAYPKCKLSKVCPIDHFAFHIKSGAADVVGPQICFEGKIVMSGVINNVGPGLNIVVVNGENGTVEKVSYLNMIVGKPEDILAYLKDIKPGMIVLVASFDDMTTKLTDEMREIFDVLGSTMIKSIKHRDSWVFAGGAGTNEKSPFEKVAVSDLKSNVYESWPEVVEIGGCFPRKI
- the si:dkeyp-67f1.2 gene encoding protein FAM3C isoform X2; translated protein: MRLRDLVYGVAVIFVTLLVWRISVNSSHIHERARDIQHIFTTPAAYPKCKLSKVCPIDHFAFHIKSGAADVVGPQICFEGKIVMSGVINNVGPGLNIVVVNGENGTVEKVSYLNMIVGKPEDILAYLKDIKPGMIVLVASFDDMTTKLTDEMREIFDVLGSTMIKSIKHRDSWVFAGGAGTNEKSPFEKVAVSDLKSNVYESWPEVVEIGGCFPRKI